Genomic DNA from Chthonomonadales bacterium:
CGCCGAGCGGTTGCCGACCCCGACGGGGCAGCCATCAGGGGGCGGACGGCGCCACCTCCAGATGGCTCATCACCGTGTACTCCTTGCCCGCGGCCTTCGCGGCAACGGCCTCGGCAATCTTCTTCTGTTGCTCCGTCGGCACGGTACCCTTGAGGTGCACCGTGCCGCCGCTGGTGTCGACGTCGATGTCGTCCCACCGCAGCTTCTTGCCGGTGGTCATAAGGCGGTTCTTCACCTTCGCCGTCGTGGCGATGTTGTCGGCGGTCTGCGCGATCGTGTCGCCCGCCTGCTCCGCTGCGCTCCCCACGCCGCGGGCGGCCTCGTCGGCCGAGCGGGCCGCGCTCCGCGCCGACTGCTCGGCGGCCGTGTCGGTGCGGTCGTTGGAGTTACATCCATAGAGCGTCGCCAGCAAAAGCAGTGCGGCGATGGCCGCCGCTCGGTGCGTCCTCATTGCCTCGTCCCTTTCCCGCGTCGCTCAGCAGCTCAGTGCTCCACCATGGAGGGCTCGCCACGCTGCTGCCAGACAGGCTCAGCGAGGAGCGCAGGGCGGGCCCGCGGCTCGCGAAGCGCCCGTGGCCGAACACCTTCTCCGCGGTCGCGCCCATGTTGCGCTCGCGCGCTGCCGGCAGCAGGAGCCCGCCGGCCGCCGTCACGAGCCAGCCGGCCATGCCGAGCGCGGCCAGCACGGCGGCATGGGGGGCGTGTCGGATCGCCGATGGGCCATAGGACGCCGGCCCGCTCTGGTCGGTTCCCGCGGCCGCCCAATCAGCCCTCACCGCGCGGCGCGCCATGCAGCGGGCACGGGCCAACCGGCGACTTCTCAGCGCCTCGCCGCGGCAGGGTCACCGGGCACCAGGGAGTCGCCCGCATCCCGGACTCGGCGCACACAGCCCCCTCCGGCGCCGGCAGCGAGGGGGCCGCGCGCATGGGGCCGGCGGTGCCGGCGCTCGCGAGCCTCGTCGGCGCGCTCACGGCGGGCGCGGCGACAATGGCGGACGCGCCGGCGGGGGCCTGGGAGACCGCCGCCGGCGCCCGCGAAGCCAGCTG
This window encodes:
- a CDS encoding BON domain-containing protein; this translates as MRTHRAAAIAALLLLATLYGCNSNDRTDTAAEQSARSAARSADEAARGVGSAAEQAGDTIAQTADNIATTAKVKNRLMTTGKKLRWDDIDVDTSGGTVHLKGTVPTEQQKKIAEAVAAKAAGKEYTVMSHLEVAPSAP